The proteins below are encoded in one region of Acanthochromis polyacanthus isolate Apoly-LR-REF ecotype Palm Island chromosome 4, KAUST_Apoly_ChrSc, whole genome shotgun sequence:
- the LOC110966950 gene encoding uncharacterized protein LOC110966950, with the protein MFSDSGAPVSGEQKAFKPHAPHFIPWLRGSLKPHHSSDLGLNGPYKSGSEARNSLTPLERAKGIGFFSIPGKERAKKAELRCNGVGMARMLPVVLRGHHLLKHREESPARRKQTKEPSAEISSGDGPQGDASSTPQENHTLVRNHLSLRRPQNDGTSGRKYGPLVGPPPVPLPALLSEETNCKLPAVMEDRRGKAWDGNTSYHHHRELRSSSWLSSDSQGLMEKQQSFSYINKHSRSSQSQRDLREPPVEGFTRPLNGLIFSTEVPHRGLGCTTTLRGPRRPNSEWIAILGQNQTGVQPRPNKDGESVKKEAGCSRKVVRNQIKRVMDNLEQVLKALRDVHQEMKEVVQQIDYLTSSIDLNEEEQQEAGGDGAKPPSDSSYSSGSSSSEVTVGSSIQRPSVLENLPGTMESSGFLRRNHPCRSQSPVLAALSERSRTLRFTCSVGSPPRQGGLLQCSNNLPSRDLSPQRSLPVRPPTPGLSPLTVNLHPPGSPGSLPPSPSSSSVRVSPLSPKPHPPPALSPSVIIETPQSPSAAGRPPTDSIKERQAAGPPHLSAASAAKPPAAQGRRGRKPPPYPHHRLSEQTKKAKEPREAPPYPEKRRLLSTTV; encoded by the exons ATGTTCTCTGACAGCGGGGCTCCGGTATCCGGGGAGCAGAAAGCCTTCAAGCCCCACGCCCCTCACTTCATCCCCTGGCTCCGCGGCAGTCTGAAGCCCCACCACAGCAGCGACCTGGGGCTCAACGGGCCCTACAAGTCCGGCTCAGAGGCCCGGAACAGCCTGACCCCGCTGGAGAGGGCCAAAGGCATCGGGTTCTTCTCCATCCCGGGGAAGGAGCGGGCGAAGAAGGCCGAGCTCCGGTGCAATGGCGTGGGGATGGCGAGGATGCTGCCTGTGGTGCTGAGGGGCCACCACCTCCTGAAGCACAGGGAGGAGAGTCCAGCCAGGCGGAAGCAGACCAAAGAGCCCAGCGCAGAGATCAGCTCAGGGGACGGACCTCAGGGCGACGCCTCCTCCACCCCTCAGGAGAACCACACCTTGGTGAGGAACCACCTGAGCCTGAGACGCCCGCAGAACGACGGGACTTCAGGTAGGAAGTATGGGCCCCTGGTGGGACCTCCGCCGGTTCCTCTGCCTGCACTGCTCTCCGAGGAGACGAACTGTAAGCTGCCTGCTGTGATGGAGGACCGGAGGGGGAAGGCTTGGGATGGAAACACCTCCTACCACCACCACAGAGAGCTCCGGTCCTCCAGCTGGCTGAGCTCAGACTCTCAGGGACTGATGGAGAAGCAGCAGAGCTTCAGCTACATCAACAAACACAGCAGGAGCTCCCAGAGCCAGAGGGACCTGAGGGAACCACCTGTGGAGGGCTTCACCAGGCCCCTCAACGGACTCATCTTCTCCACAGAGGTTCCCCACAGAGGCCTGGGCTGCACCACCACACTACGAGGCCCCCGGAGGCCCAACTCAGAGTGGATCGCCATCCTGGGCCAGAACCAGACGGGGGTGCAGCCCAGACCCAACAAGGATGGGGAGTCGGTGAAGAAGGAGGCGGGATGCAGCCGGAAGGTGGTTCGGAACCAGATTAAACGAGTGATGGACAACCTGGAGCAGGTTCTCAAAGCCCTGAGGGACGTTCACCAGGAGATGAAGGAG GTGGTGCAGCAGATCGACTATCTGACGTCGTCCATCGATCTGAatgaggaggagcagcaggaggccGGAGGAGATGGAGCCAAGCCTCCCAGCGACAGCAGCTACAGTTCAGGTTCTAGCTCCAGCGAGGTGACGGTGGGCAGCTCCATCCAGAGGCCCTCCGTGCTGGAAAACCTGCCAGGAACCATGGAGTCTTCTGGCTTCCTCCGGAGGAACCATCCCTGCAGGAGCCAGTCTCCAGTCTTGGCAGCTTTATCGGAGAGGAGTCGGACTCTGCGGTTCACCTGCAGCGTGGGATCTCCTCCCAGACAGGGTGGGCTGCTGCAGTGCTCCAACAACCTCCCATCCCGTGATCTGTCTCCACAAAGAAGCCTCCCGGTTCGGCCTCCCACTCCCGGCCTCTCGCCTCTCACGGTAAACCTCCATCCTCCCGGCAGCCCCGGTTCTCtgcctccctccccctcctcctcctccgtcagGGTCTCCCCCCTGTCTCCGAAGCCTCACCCACCTCCAGCCCTCAGCCCTTCTGTCATCATAGAGACCCCACAAAGCCCTTCTGCTGCCGGCCGCCCACCCACCGACTCCATCAAAGAGCGGCAAGCAGCAGGACCGCCACACCTCAGCGCCGCCTCTGCAGCCAAACCACCTGCAGCTCAAGGCCGCAGGGGTCGCAAGCCGCCGCCGTACCCCCACCACAGACTCTCTGAACAAACGAAGAAGGCGAAGGAGCCCCGCGAGGCTCCACCGTACCCTGAGAAGAGAAGGCTGCTCTCGACCACAGTGTGA